The genomic window CTCGAACAGCCGCTCAGGAAGCGTGTCATGTTCGCGCCCAAAGCCCTCTCTCAGATTGAGAAGCCGAGCCATGGTGAGGGCTCGTTCTGAGGCTTTGAGAAGCTCCCAGAGGCTCGTGTCCCACCCAGTGGCGGCGCGGACTAGTTCAACGGTGTCAGTTACTGTGAGTGAACCTAAAGCTGGTCCGGCAAAATCGCATATTCCCAGGATGTTATCTAGTTGGCGCAGGAGTTGCAGGTACGCGACCATCCTGACCTTCCGAGGCCCGAGATCCAACGGGGACAGGGATTCCAGGATACCCAGAGGTGCTACGGAATTGAGGCCAAATCCCGGAGCCTGGAACACAGGGTCATGAGCAATCTCCATGTGGTCCGGTCCAGTGGGCGAGACCGCGTAGGCTAGACCCAACCCGACTTTGCCCCGGGGCTCGTGCATCCCAAGCTCCTGACCCTTCACGTGCATCACTAATCTCTCAGCACCACGCCCGATTACCTTCGCGGCAGCCAGAGCGCCTTCTCCCAGAAGCTTGCCGAGTCCACGCCTCTCGCAAATGGCCTCGACCATGGCGAGCATGGCGTCGGCGTTCCCGAACCTCAGTTCCACACCATCGGTGTCGTCCATTGTGAGAATCCCGTCCTCGAAGCACTCCATGGCAAACGCTATCGCGAGACCGGTGGATATGGTATCGATCCCATATTTGTTGCACCATTCGTTGCCCTTTGCGATTGCTTCGAGGTCCCGGACCCCACACGCGGACCCAAGTGCGGCTATGGTCTCATACTCCGGTCCGCCGTAAGCCGGGTCCACTTCATAACGGCCCGTGACCCGAACAGCCTTCTTACATTTGACGGGGCAAGCAAAGCAGCCTTCGCTCTTCTGCAGGATCGTATCGCGCATCCTTGGGCCGGATATGTCCTCCGCACCTTCGAACTGACCCTCGCGGAAATTCCTGGTTGGCAGAAGCCCCGTGGAATTCAGGGTCAGCACTCCTCTTGATGTTCCGATCTGGTTCCACTGGACACAGTTGGGATTCGTCTGCCATCGTGTGTTGAACGACCTGGCCACGTCCAGCACGCCACGCTTGTCGAAGAGCGGGATATCTCTTCTGATCCCCCTCACCGCAATGGCTTTCAGGTTCTTTGATCCCATGACGGCACCCATGCCGGTTCGGCCATTTGCGTGCTTGACGTTATTCAGGATGCATGCATATCGGACGAGCTTCTCCCCGCCCGGCCCAATGGTGGCCACACGAATGCGCTCGTCGCCCAGTTCAGCCTGGATCCGTGCCTGGGTATCCAGGGTCCCGAGCTCCCAGAGGCCGGATGCATCCCGCAGTTCAGCCTGGCCGTCACGGATCCAGAGATAGACCGGAGTCGACGACGCCCCTTGCACCACCACTGCATCGAACCCCGCGAATTTGAGTTCAGGGCCCCACCACCCTCCAGCCTCGGATTCCCCGTACGCGCCGGTAAGTGGGGACTTGGCGGCTACCGTGAATCTCGATGTGCCGGGCACCGGACACCCTGTAAGCACTCCCGTGGCAAACACGAGAATGTTCTCCGGACCCAGAGGATCCACACCCGGAGAGAGTTCCGACATGAGGTAGTGCAGCGCAAGCGAGCTGCCGCCAGGGTACTGCCGCCAGATGAGGTCCCCTGGCTGTTCCAGGGCCAGTGTCCTGGATGTGAGGTCCACTCTTAGTACTCTACCAACATAGCCGTAGCTCATCCTGTCCCCTCCGTTGCTGGAATTGCCGACCGCGCTCACCTCAGGCACCGGGACCGTCCTGCCCGAGAGCGAGACCGTTCGCTTCTCCACCGTCACTGCCATGCCTTTCTTTCACGGCACTTCGTGAACAGCTCGCGGATTCCTTCAACCTCCCCGCTCCAATGTTCTGCCAGCGAGCTGTACGCGGGAACGCGGGGTCATGATGACCCCGCGTTCCTGCATCCTGCTCGCGCCGTGCCCTCGTGTGATTAGGACTAGTTGGTCGGTGCCGCTGGCTGGACAAACCAACGGAACCCACGCCCCATCATTGTGGTCGGGCCCGGCTGGGTCGGCTGATAACCGAACCCAGCAGGGTGCCTGAACCCACCGGCCTTTCCACCCATCATGCTTCGGCCAATCATCCCCATGCTGCCGCGCCCGAACCCCGGTCTGCCGCCTTCAAGCATGGCCTTGAACCTGGCCGCCATTGCCTGCTTGAGGGCGTCCCCCTGCTCACTGGTGTAGACGCCGGCTGCGACCGCCTCATCAATGTACTTCTCGTATATTGCCTGGACCTTAGGCGCGAAAGCGGTTGGAGCGATGCCCGCCGCATACGCTATGGCTTCTACTCCCACTTTATCCGCCTTGGCCTTCTCGAGAATATCCTTTACTGATTTACCCTGCTCTTTGGCGAGCGCCGTCGCCGCGGCAAGTTCTCCGATGCCTGCTCCATCGAACATATACACCTTCAACTGATCCGCGGTGAGCCCTGTGATCTTGGCCCACACCGCAATCTCCTGGTCACCGAA from Bacillota bacterium includes these protein-coding regions:
- a CDS encoding aldehyde ferredoxin oxidoreductase family protein, yielding MAVTVEKRTVSLSGRTVPVPEVSAVGNSSNGGDRMSYGYVGRVLRVDLTSRTLALEQPGDLIWRQYPGGSSLALHYLMSELSPGVDPLGPENILVFATGVLTGCPVPGTSRFTVAAKSPLTGAYGESEAGGWWGPELKFAGFDAVVVQGASSTPVYLWIRDGQAELRDASGLWELGTLDTQARIQAELGDERIRVATIGPGGEKLVRYACILNNVKHANGRTGMGAVMGSKNLKAIAVRGIRRDIPLFDKRGVLDVARSFNTRWQTNPNCVQWNQIGTSRGVLTLNSTGLLPTRNFREGQFEGAEDISGPRMRDTILQKSEGCFACPVKCKKAVRVTGRYEVDPAYGGPEYETIAALGSACGVRDLEAIAKGNEWCNKYGIDTISTGLAIAFAMECFEDGILTMDDTDGVELRFGNADAMLAMVEAICERRGLGKLLGEGALAAAKVIGRGAERLVMHVKGQELGMHEPRGKVGLGLAYAVSPTGPDHMEIAHDPVFQAPGFGLNSVAPLGILESLSPLDLGPRKVRMVAYLQLLRQLDNILGICDFAGPALGSLTVTDTVELVRAATGWDTSLWELLKASERALTMARLLNLREGFGREHDTLPERLFEPMPGGPSKGQRIDPDVLDRAISTYYAMMGWDPETGVPTQEKLSELELK